The following are from one region of the Phormidium sp. PBR-2020 genome:
- a CDS encoding 50S ribosome-binding GTPase, whose translation MRDRPQTPKPQPAPNEEQTATKRPRFSRILNETLDQLKGRFSKMGNVAKLFSVSDEQLAEILARVREELPTTEALLLGKPQAGKSSIVRGITGVSPEIIGQGFRPHTQNTQRYAYPSEDLPLLVFTDTVGLGDTRRDTQELVAELVEDLNVETRRARILILTVKITDFATDTLQEIARQLRQKYPEIPCLLAITSLHDLYPSQVDNHPDYPPEFEEVQRVAQALEASFASCYDAVVWLDFTLEEDGFTPVFYGLEALRDAIADLLPEAEAGAIHELLDDGTTQQLGDLYHDVARRYIIAFSVMAATVAAVPLPFATMPVLTTLQVSLVGMIGRLYGQTLSPSQAGGVVSAIAGGFLAQMVGRELIKFIPGLGSALAASWAAAYTWALGEGACVYFGDLMGGKTPDPEKIQAAMNEAFETAKRRFRDHSTDDHDP comes from the coding sequence ATGCGCGATCGCCCCCAAACTCCCAAGCCTCAACCTGCCCCAAACGAGGAGCAAACGGCTACAAAACGACCTCGGTTCAGTCGCATTTTAAATGAGACATTGGACCAGTTAAAAGGTCGTTTCTCGAAGATGGGCAATGTGGCTAAGTTATTTTCAGTCAGCGATGAACAATTGGCTGAAATTTTGGCCCGAGTGCGTGAAGAACTACCCACGACGGAAGCCCTCTTGTTAGGGAAACCCCAAGCGGGAAAAAGCTCAATTGTGCGGGGAATTACGGGGGTTTCGCCAGAGATTATTGGCCAAGGGTTTCGCCCCCATACTCAGAACACCCAACGCTACGCCTATCCCTCGGAGGACTTGCCGCTGCTGGTGTTTACCGATACCGTCGGCTTGGGGGATACTCGCCGGGATACTCAGGAGTTAGTGGCTGAACTGGTGGAGGATTTGAATGTTGAAACCCGTCGGGCCCGGATTTTGATTTTAACGGTTAAGATTACGGATTTCGCCACGGATACCCTACAAGAGATTGCCCGGCAACTGCGACAGAAATACCCCGAAATTCCCTGTTTATTGGCTATTACCTCCTTACATGATCTCTATCCCTCGCAGGTAGATAATCATCCTGACTATCCCCCTGAGTTTGAGGAGGTGCAACGGGTGGCTCAGGCCTTAGAGGCTTCCTTTGCGAGCTGCTATGATGCGGTGGTCTGGCTCGATTTCACCTTGGAGGAGGATGGCTTTACGCCGGTGTTTTATGGGTTGGAGGCCCTGCGGGATGCGATCGCCGATCTGTTGCCCGAAGCCGAGGCCGGGGCCATCCATGAACTCCTCGATGATGGCACAACGCAGCAGTTGGGGGATCTCTATCACGATGTGGCCCGACGCTATATCATCGCCTTTTCCGTGATGGCGGCCACCGTTGCAGCGGTTCCTCTCCCCTTTGCTACTATGCCGGTGTTGACCACCTTACAGGTGTCCTTGGTGGGGATGATTGGCCGCCTCTATGGGCAAACCCTCTCCCCTTCGCAAGCGGGAGGGGTCGTCAGTGCGATCGCCGGGGGCTTTTTGGCCCAAATGGTAGGACGGGAGTTAATTAAGTTTATTCCCGGTTTAGGCAGTGCCTTAGCCGCCTCCTGGGCCGCCGCTTATACGTGGGCCTTAGGGGAAGGGGCCTGTGTCTATTTTGGCGACTTGATGGGGGGCAAAACTCCTGACCCTGAAAAAATTCAAGCGGCCATGAATGAAGCCTTTGAAACTGCCAAACGACGTTTTCGAGATCACTCAACAGATGACCATGACCCATAA
- a CDS encoding alpha-amylase: protein MVNVATPSIPSIQLEDDATQELLDWATEIEHSGSTYFEKSQALVVKLGAHYRQDGLTEFGFWTPELTAQVMRRKEIYLEILTPIDEIDFRNPRQMVRFRRTRLNLKQQGEFLWGVVSGLQAGTREQAGSFYWLRFVDQQGILEAIRDVVPYSLPYGVFGPAEVYDIDRLQANRPDLDYFARTSASQLPEFFTQDSTHHQDIKAIPRVHAPRNILQLHVGTATAEGTLEGLTKLYQGISAKLANGDALTPMEQNYVGYDAVQLLPLEPTIEFRSEYSPESEFFVFLSEDEEDELKIELRKPNTQDWGYDVPILGSSATNPAQLGSLRPDEMVDFVAALHNFSTGPIQVIYDLVYGHADNQSELLINREYLKGPNMYGQDLNHQLPTVRAIFLEMQRRKLNTGADGIRVDGGQDFRFFNPLSGAVEQDDAYLLAMSNVVQDIDGYKRLMFTIFEDGRPWPADGWEDISTYRDLIDKMPESYQWGPLVFAHNTPALKGFWERKWRRVLEVMHIGSNWITGCGNHDTVRRGNQIALEEQINWNLGESLPEVLSKAYDNPATLIWVYGFSPGLPMDFINALCHVPWMFFRNTDERYGVKVVSEEIGFLDWQIPEEIYNRPDLFQNLKKLGFEYLEDVRGFGRALEETMMEMDYDLSRVAKICQDCLGEDASACSIDSMKLLNHPKMVKFLKRLDEAQLKKFALTYMEDCFVACNVGHYADQVDEVQAQFNRQLRAFRHERPWLAQNLIGTDRFDKYSEGDRTVFYGVRSNPNDGSEGVVMVAHLGGDPMTVELGKWLGIDLNQWTVEIASPGLERDDNFADLNSFELRDSEGLLLCFAPPARSPVSQPQS, encoded by the coding sequence ATGGTCAACGTCGCGACCCCTTCTATCCCCTCCATCCAACTCGAAGACGATGCCACCCAGGAATTGCTCGACTGGGCCACGGAGATTGAGCATTCCGGTAGCACATATTTTGAGAAAAGTCAAGCCCTAGTCGTGAAACTTGGCGCTCACTATCGCCAAGATGGGTTGACAGAATTTGGCTTCTGGACTCCCGAACTCACCGCCCAAGTGATGCGGCGCAAAGAGATTTACTTAGAAATCCTCACCCCCATCGATGAGATTGATTTCCGCAATCCGCGCCAAATGGTTCGCTTTCGTCGCACCCGCTTAAACCTAAAACAACAAGGGGAATTTCTCTGGGGGGTCGTCTCGGGCCTACAAGCTGGAACCCGTGAACAAGCCGGGTCTTTTTATTGGTTACGATTTGTTGACCAACAGGGTATTTTAGAGGCCATTCGCGATGTCGTTCCCTACTCCCTCCCCTATGGGGTCTTTGGCCCCGCTGAAGTCTACGACATCGACCGCCTCCAGGCTAATCGCCCCGATTTAGACTATTTTGCCCGCACCAGCGCCTCGCAACTGCCGGAATTTTTCACCCAAGATAGCACGCATCACCAAGATATTAAAGCCATTCCTCGGGTTCACGCCCCCCGCAATATCCTACAACTCCATGTAGGAACCGCCACCGCCGAGGGAACCCTGGAAGGCCTAACCAAACTCTATCAAGGCATTTCCGCCAAACTGGCTAACGGCGATGCCCTCACCCCCATGGAACAGAACTATGTGGGGTATGATGCGGTGCAACTGCTTCCCCTCGAACCCACCATTGAGTTCCGCAGTGAATATAGTCCTGAAAGTGAGTTTTTTGTCTTCCTTAGTGAAGATGAAGAAGACGAACTCAAAATTGAACTGCGTAAACCCAACACCCAAGACTGGGGCTATGATGTCCCCATTTTAGGCTCAAGTGCCACGAACCCCGCTCAATTGGGCAGTCTGCGGCCCGATGAAATGGTGGACTTTGTGGCGGCGCTGCATAACTTCTCCACCGGCCCAATTCAGGTCATTTACGATTTAGTCTATGGTCATGCCGATAACCAGTCAGAACTACTGATTAATCGGGAATATCTCAAAGGTCCGAATATGTATGGCCAGGACTTAAACCACCAATTGCCAACGGTGCGGGCAATTTTCCTGGAGATGCAACGGCGCAAACTCAACACCGGGGCCGATGGCATTCGCGTCGATGGCGGTCAAGATTTTCGCTTCTTTAACCCCCTTTCTGGGGCCGTGGAACAGGATGACGCCTACTTACTGGCCATGAGTAATGTGGTGCAAGACATTGACGGCTATAAACGCCTCATGTTCACCATTTTCGAGGATGGCCGTCCCTGGCCCGCTGACGGTTGGGAGGATATTTCCACCTATCGGGACTTAATTGATAAAATGCCCGAGTCGTACCAATGGGGTCCCCTGGTGTTTGCCCACAATACCCCCGCCTTAAAAGGCTTTTGGGAACGGAAATGGCGGCGGGTATTGGAGGTGATGCACATCGGTAGTAACTGGATTACCGGTTGTGGTAATCATGACACGGTGCGTCGGGGCAATCAGATTGCTCTGGAGGAGCAAATCAACTGGAATTTAGGAGAGTCCCTCCCAGAGGTTCTCAGCAAAGCCTATGATAATCCTGCCACGTTGATTTGGGTCTATGGCTTTAGTCCCGGATTACCGATGGACTTTATTAATGCGCTGTGTCATGTTCCCTGGATGTTTTTCCGCAATACCGATGAACGCTATGGGGTGAAGGTAGTTTCTGAGGAAATCGGCTTCTTGGATTGGCAGATTCCTGAGGAGATTTATAATCGCCCCGATTTGTTTCAAAATCTCAAGAAGCTCGGCTTTGAGTATCTTGAAGATGTGCGCGGTTTTGGACGGGCCCTAGAAGAAACCATGATGGAGATGGATTACGATCTCAGCCGCGTGGCTAAGATTTGTCAGGATTGTTTGGGTGAGGATGCTTCTGCTTGTAGCATTGATAGTATGAAGCTGCTCAATCATCCCAAGATGGTTAAGTTTTTGAAACGCTTGGATGAGGCGCAGTTGAAAAAGTTTGCCCTAACCTATATGGAAGATTGTTTTGTCGCCTGTAATGTGGGGCATTATGCAGACCAAGTAGATGAGGTTCAGGCTCAGTTTAACCGCCAGTTACGAGCCTTTCGTCATGAACGGCCCTGGCTGGCGCAAAATCTGATTGGAACTGATCGCTTTGACAAGTACAGTGAGGGCGATCGCACTGTCTTTTATGGGGTACGCAGTAATCCCAATGATGGTTCAGAAGGAGTGGTAATGGTGGCCCATTTAGGGGGAGATCCCATGACCGTGGAACTGGGCAAGTGGTTAGGGATTGACTTAAATCAATGGACGGTAGAAATTGCCTCACCAGGGTTAGAACGGGATGATAATTTCGCAGATCTCAATTCCTTTGAACTGCGAGATTCTGAGGGATTACTCCTGTGTTTTGCGCCCCCAGCTCGTTCTCCCGTGTCTCAACCTCAGTCGTAA
- a CDS encoding phosphoketolase family protein has product MTIATSSVATEMPLSAEELRKIHAYWRAANYLAVGMIYLKDNPLLKEPIKPEHVKKRLLGHWGSSPGLSFLYIHLNRLINKYDLNALYVAGPGHGAPGILGPAYLEGTYSEVYPDKGQDEEGLQKFFKQFSFPGHIGSHVTPETPGSIHEGGELGYSLSHAFGAAYDNPDLLVAAVIGDGEAETGPLATAWHSNKYLNPIRDGAVLPILHLNGYKIANPTLLSRIPHEELETLFQGYGYRPYFVEGSDPETMHQKMAQTLEDCVQEIRRIQEEARRTGVAKRPRWPMIVFRSPKGWTGPESVKGHKVEGFWRAHQVPMSDVHQNPDSLTILEDWMRSYKPEELFDETGKLIPELQELSPKGHRRMSANPITNGGLVRKDLRRPDFRKYAVDVPQPGHVEAQNTRIMSFYLRDVMRDNMHNFRVFGPDETASNRLQALYEVTKKAWMAEILPEDEDGGFLSPDGRVMEMLSEHTLEGWLEGYLLTGRHGLFHTYEAFAHVIDSMFNQHAKWLDICKNEVPWRAPVSSLNILLSSVVWRQDHNGFSHQDPGFIDLVTNKSAEVTRIYLPPDANCLLSVMDHCLKSKNYVNVIVADKQDHLQYLTMDEAIAHCTKGIGIWEWASNDDCGKDPDEPDVVMASCGDILTREALAATAILREEFPDLKVRFINVVDLFRLQSEVDHPHGLSDRDFDSLFTPDKPVMFNFHGYPWLIHKLTYRRSNQERIHVRGYKEKGNINTPLELAIRNQVDRFNLVIDVIDRVPKLGSAAAYVKERMKNQIIEHMHYAREHGTDKPEITNWTWPY; this is encoded by the coding sequence ATGACTATTGCCACATCCTCAGTCGCCACTGAAATGCCCCTGTCGGCGGAAGAACTGCGTAAAATTCATGCCTACTGGCGGGCTGCCAATTACCTGGCGGTGGGCATGATCTACCTCAAAGACAACCCGCTGCTGAAAGAACCCATCAAACCCGAGCATGTCAAAAAGCGGCTCCTGGGTCACTGGGGGTCGAGTCCCGGGTTAAGCTTTCTCTACATCCATCTCAACCGCCTCATCAACAAATACGACCTCAACGCCCTCTACGTGGCGGGTCCGGGTCATGGCGCTCCGGGTATCCTGGGGCCGGCCTATCTCGAAGGAACCTACTCGGAAGTCTATCCCGACAAAGGACAAGACGAAGAAGGATTACAAAAATTCTTCAAGCAATTTTCCTTCCCCGGCCATATCGGTAGCCACGTCACCCCAGAAACCCCCGGCTCAATTCATGAAGGGGGAGAACTCGGCTATAGCCTCTCCCACGCCTTTGGCGCCGCCTATGACAACCCGGATTTGCTGGTGGCGGCGGTTATCGGGGATGGAGAAGCCGAAACTGGTCCGCTAGCCACGGCTTGGCATTCCAACAAGTATCTCAACCCCATTCGTGATGGTGCGGTCTTACCGATTCTGCATTTGAACGGCTACAAAATCGCCAACCCCACCCTGTTGTCACGGATTCCTCACGAGGAACTCGAAACCCTATTCCAAGGCTATGGCTACCGCCCCTATTTTGTCGAGGGCAGTGATCCTGAGACCATGCACCAGAAAATGGCGCAGACCCTCGAAGACTGCGTTCAGGAGATTCGCCGCATTCAGGAAGAGGCGCGTCGCACTGGGGTAGCGAAACGACCCCGCTGGCCGATGATTGTGTTCCGCTCTCCTAAGGGCTGGACGGGGCCAGAGTCGGTGAAGGGTCATAAAGTAGAAGGCTTCTGGCGGGCCCACCAAGTCCCCATGTCCGATGTTCACCAGAATCCCGACAGTTTGACCATCTTGGAAGACTGGATGCGTAGCTACAAGCCTGAAGAACTCTTTGATGAAACGGGCAAACTGATTCCGGAACTCCAGGAACTCTCACCGAAGGGCCACCGACGCATGAGTGCTAACCCCATTACCAATGGGGGATTGGTGCGTAAGGACTTGCGCCGGCCCGATTTCCGCAAGTATGCCGTCGATGTACCGCAACCGGGCCACGTGGAGGCCCAGAACACCCGCATCATGAGTTTCTATCTGCGGGATGTGATGCGCGACAATATGCACAACTTCCGGGTGTTTGGTCCCGATGAGACGGCCTCAAACCGGCTTCAGGCTCTCTATGAGGTGACGAAGAAGGCTTGGATGGCGGAAATTCTGCCCGAAGATGAGGATGGTGGCTTCTTGTCCCCTGACGGCCGGGTGATGGAGATGCTGAGTGAGCATACCCTCGAAGGTTGGCTCGAAGGCTATCTCCTCACGGGACGACATGGCTTGTTCCATACCTATGAGGCCTTCGCTCACGTCATTGACTCGATGTTTAACCAGCACGCCAAATGGTTGGATATCTGTAAGAATGAGGTGCCTTGGCGGGCCCCGGTGTCTTCTCTGAATATTTTGCTCTCCTCGGTGGTCTGGCGGCAAGATCACAATGGTTTCAGTCACCAAGATCCCGGATTTATTGATTTGGTGACGAACAAAAGTGCTGAGGTGACGCGGATTTATCTGCCCCCCGATGCTAATTGCCTGCTCTCGGTGATGGATCATTGTCTCAAGAGCAAGAACTATGTCAATGTCATCGTGGCGGATAAGCAAGACCACTTGCAGTATCTGACCATGGATGAGGCGATCGCCCATTGTACGAAGGGGATCGGCATCTGGGAATGGGCCAGTAATGATGATTGCGGCAAAGACCCCGATGAACCGGATGTGGTGATGGCCTCTTGTGGGGATATCCTGACACGGGAGGCTCTGGCCGCCACGGCGATTCTGCGGGAGGAGTTCCCGGATCTTAAGGTTCGCTTTATCAATGTGGTGGACTTGTTCCGGCTTCAGTCGGAAGTGGATCACCCCCATGGCTTATCCGATCGCGATTTTGACAGCCTCTTTACTCCAGATAAGCCGGTGATGTTCAACTTCCACGGCTATCCCTGGCTGATTCACAAACTCACCTATCGCCGTAGTAACCAGGAACGCATCCATGTTCGTGGCTATAAGGAGAAAGGCAATATCAACACACCTCTGGAGTTAGCGATTCGCAACCAAGTTGATCGCTTCAATCTCGTAATTGATGTGATTGATCGCGTCCCCAAACTGGGGTCAGCGGCGGCCTACGTGAAAGAGCGTATGAAGAATCAAATCATCGAGCATATGCACTATGCTCGGGAACATGGGACTGATAAGCCGGAAATCACCAACTGGACATGGCCCTATTAA
- a CDS encoding L-lactate dehydrogenase — MFEHLFTTLPDPQFRALQPRKAVIIGAGQVGMACAYSLLIQNCFDELVLQDLAADKVEGEVMDLAHGLPFLAPTAIAAGTVADAGRNADIVIITAGAAQKPGETRLDLVQKNVAIFRRLIPEIAEFCPEAILLIVTNPVDIMTYISLELSGFSASRVLGTGTVLDTARFRFLLARELCLDARSLHAYIIGEHGDSEVPVWSKVNIAGMPLCKGGWQGSPDADDPRLQRIFQETRDAAYEIIKRKGYTSYAIGLGVTDIVQSILRDQNRVMTVSSLVHGVANIENVCLSLPTVVNRQGADRMLQLSLTPTESRQLEQSAKVMLNTIKEVSL, encoded by the coding sequence ATGTTTGAACATCTGTTTACAACCCTCCCCGACCCTCAATTTCGGGCCCTGCAACCCCGTAAAGCCGTGATTATCGGTGCGGGACAGGTGGGAATGGCCTGTGCCTATTCTCTTTTGATTCAAAACTGCTTCGATGAATTGGTATTACAGGATTTGGCAGCAGATAAGGTTGAAGGGGAGGTGATGGATTTAGCTCATGGCTTACCGTTTCTGGCTCCCACTGCTATTGCTGCCGGCACGGTTGCTGATGCGGGTCGTAATGCTGATATTGTCATCATTACAGCCGGGGCTGCTCAAAAGCCGGGGGAGACTCGCCTCGACTTAGTGCAAAAAAATGTGGCCATTTTTCGTCGGCTTATTCCCGAGATTGCTGAATTTTGTCCCGAGGCGATTTTGCTTATTGTCACAAATCCAGTGGATATTATGACCTATATATCCCTTGAGTTATCCGGGTTTTCAGCATCGCGAGTCTTGGGGACAGGGACAGTCTTAGATACCGCTCGTTTTCGATTTTTATTGGCGCGGGAACTCTGTCTAGATGCCCGAAGTTTACACGCCTATATTATCGGGGAGCATGGTGATAGCGAAGTGCCGGTGTGGAGTAAGGTAAATATCGCGGGAATGCCTTTGTGCAAGGGAGGTTGGCAGGGCAGCCCCGACGCCGACGATCCCCGCCTGCAACGAATTTTTCAGGAAACACGAGATGCCGCCTATGAGATTATTAAACGCAAAGGCTATACCAGCTATGCCATTGGCTTAGGAGTGACCGATATTGTGCAGTCCATTCTACGCGATCAAAATCGAGTAATGACCGTCAGTAGTTTGGTGCATGGGGTCGCAAATATTGAGAACGTATGCCTGAGTTTGCCCACCGTGGTCAATCGACAGGGTGCTGATCGAATGCTTCAGTTGTCGTTAACGCCGACAGAGTCTCGACAACTCGAACAATCCGCCAAAGTCATGTTAAATACTATCAAGGAGGTATCACTATGA
- the pyk gene encoding pyruvate kinase, with the protein MNRTKIVATLGPASNSPEVIRKMVSAGMSVARLNFSHGGYEQHKITIDNLRKISRELDTPITILQDLQGPKIRVCNLPQGEIPLTEGEELILIPNAEYHEQTNTVGLDYAGLAEEAQVGSQILLDDGLLELEITKVEGHAVHCVVVEGGCLKSRKGVNIPTLDLHLPSMTDKDKEDLKFGLSQGIDWVSLSFVRTAEDIRQLKAFIAEHSETKVPVIGKIEKPQAIAHLQEIVDECDGIMVARGDLGVEMSPEKVPMLQKEIIRSCNQKGIPAITATQMLDSMIREPRPTRAEASDVANAILDGTDAIMLSGESAVGKYPVKAVQMMAKIACQIEPEAEFVNYPPSETDETHALTEALNTIDRLLELRCIASFTSSGYTARIASKERPRALVVAFTTNRDVYHRLNLIWGVKPILIDDDGETFEELIEHANAGLQERNLAEIGDQILIVGGIPTKHSRGTNFLKLHRISESPL; encoded by the coding sequence ATGAACCGCACGAAAATTGTCGCAACTCTTGGGCCGGCAAGTAATAGTCCTGAGGTCATCCGCAAAATGGTGTCTGCCGGCATGAGTGTCGCCCGGTTGAACTTTTCTCATGGGGGCTATGAGCAGCATAAAATCACCATTGACAATCTGCGAAAAATCTCCCGAGAACTGGATACTCCCATCACAATTTTACAGGATTTACAAGGTCCCAAAATTCGTGTTTGTAATTTGCCTCAGGGTGAGATTCCCCTAACAGAAGGGGAGGAATTGATTTTGATTCCCAATGCTGAGTACCACGAGCAAACCAATACTGTCGGCTTAGATTATGCTGGCTTGGCTGAGGAAGCTCAGGTGGGATCGCAAATTCTTTTAGATGATGGCTTGCTGGAGTTAGAAATCACGAAGGTAGAGGGTCATGCGGTTCATTGTGTCGTGGTAGAAGGCGGATGTCTAAAAAGTCGTAAGGGGGTCAATATTCCTACCTTAGACTTACATTTGCCTTCCATGACAGATAAGGATAAGGAAGATTTAAAGTTTGGCTTGTCTCAAGGTATTGATTGGGTGTCGTTGAGCTTTGTTCGCACAGCCGAGGATATTCGCCAATTGAAGGCGTTTATTGCCGAACATAGTGAGACTAAAGTTCCGGTCATTGGCAAAATCGAGAAACCTCAGGCGATCGCCCATTTACAAGAAATCGTCGATGAATGTGATGGGATCATGGTGGCCCGGGGAGACTTGGGGGTAGAAATGAGTCCCGAGAAAGTCCCGATGTTACAAAAAGAAATCATCCGGTCCTGCAATCAAAAAGGGATTCCTGCCATTACCGCCACCCAAATGCTCGATAGCATGATCCGGGAACCGCGCCCCACTCGGGCCGAAGCCAGTGATGTGGCCAATGCCATTCTTGATGGTACCGATGCCATCATGTTATCCGGTGAATCAGCGGTGGGGAAATATCCCGTGAAAGCGGTGCAGATGATGGCTAAAATTGCCTGTCAGATTGAACCCGAGGCGGAATTTGTCAACTATCCCCCCTCGGAAACTGACGAAACCCACGCCCTGACAGAAGCCTTAAATACGATTGATCGCTTGCTAGAGTTGCGCTGTATTGCCTCCTTCACCAGTTCCGGCTACACGGCCCGCATTGCTTCCAAGGAACGGCCCCGGGCCCTGGTGGTGGCCTTCACCACCAATCGGGATGTCTATCACCGTCTGAATTTAATCTGGGGGGTGAAGCCGATTCTGATTGATGATGATGGCGAAACCTTTGAGGAACTGATTGAACATGCCAATGCTGGGTTACAAGAGCGCAATCTGGCGGAGATTGGTGATCAGATTTTGATTGTGGGGGGGATTCCTACAAAACATTCCCGAGGAACGAATTTCCTCAAGTTACATCGCATTAGTGAGTCGCCATTGTGA
- a CDS encoding acetate kinase, producing MKVLVLNAGSSSQKSCVYELPEAAFPETPAEPIWEAMVDWGISPDYGQLTVTANGTKQEIRLNRDTPNHGLEEMLATLVQGETQVLGALSEIAIVGHRVVHGGDRYCQATLIDEAVKQTIEALIPLAPNHNPAHLEEILAVEAVLGDIPQVAVFDTAFHTSIPPAAATYPIPYDWFEKGIRRYGFHGISHRYCAQQAATLVGKPLESLRMITAHLGNGCSLTAVRGGQSINTTMGFTPLEGLMMGTRSGSIDPAIPLYLMTQMGVEPSQVDRLLNKQSGLKGIFGPSGDVREILQAREAGDERARLAFEMYVLRLQGAIAALIPQLGGLDLLAFTAGVGENSSAVRSATCAGFEFLGLQLDEAKNQASAKNSLISTPESKVQVAVIRAQEDWAIARECWELAQCP from the coding sequence ATGAAAGTCTTAGTGTTGAATGCCGGATCGAGTTCCCAGAAAAGTTGTGTCTATGAGTTGCCCGAGGCGGCCTTCCCCGAGACACCCGCTGAGCCAATTTGGGAGGCGATGGTGGATTGGGGCATCAGCCCAGATTATGGCCAGTTGACGGTGACGGCGAATGGCACCAAGCAAGAGATACGGCTGAACCGCGATACTCCTAATCATGGCTTAGAGGAGATGTTGGCGACTCTGGTGCAGGGGGAGACGCAGGTGTTAGGGGCGTTATCGGAGATTGCCATTGTCGGCCATCGGGTGGTGCATGGGGGCGATCGCTATTGTCAAGCGACGTTGATTGATGAGGCGGTGAAGCAGACGATTGAGGCGTTGATTCCCCTGGCCCCCAATCATAATCCAGCTCATCTGGAGGAAATTTTGGCGGTGGAGGCGGTGTTGGGGGATATTCCCCAGGTGGCGGTGTTCGATACGGCCTTTCACACCTCCATTCCCCCAGCGGCGGCCACCTATCCGATTCCCTATGACTGGTTTGAGAAGGGGATTCGCCGCTATGGGTTTCATGGCATTAGCCACCGCTATTGTGCGCAACAGGCGGCGACATTAGTGGGGAAACCCCTGGAGTCGTTGCGGATGATTACGGCTCATTTGGGCAATGGCTGTTCCCTGACGGCGGTTCGCGGGGGGCAGAGTATTAATACCACGATGGGGTTTACCCCCTTGGAAGGGCTGATGATGGGAACTCGCAGTGGTTCGATTGATCCGGCGATTCCTCTTTATTTGATGACGCAGATGGGGGTAGAGCCTTCCCAGGTGGATCGACTGTTAAATAAGCAGTCGGGGTTGAAGGGGATTTTTGGCCCTTCGGGGGATGTGCGGGAGATTTTACAGGCCCGGGAGGCGGGAGATGAGCGGGCCCGCTTGGCGTTTGAGATGTATGTGTTGCGGCTTCAGGGGGCGATCGCAGCTCTGATTCCTCAGTTGGGTGGGTTGGATCTGTTGGCCTTTACGGCTGGGGTGGGGGAGAACTCCTCAGCGGTGCGATCGGCTACCTGTGCTGGGTTTGAGTTTTTGGGGTTGCAGTTGGATGAGGCTAAAAATCAGGCTTCGGCGAAAAATAGCCTGATTTCGACTCCGGAATCTAAG